Proteins encoded by one window of uncultured Celeribacter sp.:
- a CDS encoding arginyltransferase, whose translation MRHSLPLAPQFYVTAPQPCPYLEGRMERKLFTSLQGESANQLNDSLSKQGFRRSQNVLYRPTCADCSACMSARIRVADFKPSKSQRRAIKKNKYLKRGATSPWATEAQYELFREYLETRHADGGMADMDVFEFAAMIEETPIRTRVIEYYIPGESGRPRELAATCLTDLLDDGLSMVYSFYKPDLIKDSLGTYVILDHIEIAREAGLPYVYLGYWVPGSPKMGYKARFSALEVYQGGQWIDLIDPEEFAQDTHPLESEPIAQQVAKIDLPDMQGPNMPGSGRGTPEF comes from the coding sequence ATGCGTCACTCCCTCCCCCTAGCGCCGCAGTTTTATGTGACGGCCCCGCAGCCCTGCCCCTACCTCGAGGGTCGGATGGAGCGGAAACTCTTCACGTCTTTGCAAGGCGAAAGCGCCAATCAGTTGAATGACAGCCTGTCGAAACAGGGATTTCGCCGGTCGCAAAATGTGCTCTACCGCCCGACCTGTGCCGATTGCAGCGCCTGCATGTCGGCGCGCATCCGAGTTGCCGATTTCAAACCCTCGAAATCGCAGCGTCGGGCGATCAAAAAGAACAAATACCTTAAACGCGGCGCCACCTCGCCTTGGGCCACCGAGGCGCAATATGAGCTGTTCCGCGAATATCTTGAGACGCGCCACGCCGATGGCGGCATGGCCGATATGGATGTGTTCGAATTCGCCGCAATGATCGAGGAAACCCCGATCCGCACCCGCGTCATCGAATATTACATCCCCGGCGAGTCTGGCCGTCCGCGCGAGCTGGCCGCGACCTGTCTGACGGACCTCTTGGATGACGGCTTGTCGATGGTCTATTCCTTTTACAAACCCGATCTGATCAAGGACAGCCTCGGCACCTATGTGATCCTCGACCATATCGAGATCGCGCGCGAGGCGGGTCTGCCCTATGTCTACCTCGGCTATTGGGTGCCGGGTTCGCCGAAAATGGGCTACAAGGCGCGGTTCTCGGCGCTTGAGGTCTATCAGGGCGGGCAATGGATCGACCTGATAGACCCCGAAGAGTTTGCCCAGGACACCCATCCTCTGGAGAGCGAGCCAATTGCCCAGCAGGTGGCGAAGATCGACCTGCCGGATATGCAGGGGCCTAATATGCCGGGTTCGGGACGGGGGACGCCGGAGTTTTAA
- a CDS encoding RDD family protein: MMPEDRYSDRYTDSHDDGYWGLPDPDRQPAFYDMVATKRALAFVVDFILIVIIAALIVPFTAFTGIFFFPFLVAVVSFAYRVITIANGSATWGMRLMGIEFRDRNGARFDLGMAVLHTLLFTVWCSTGILQVVSVVLMATTARGQGLSDLVLGSAAINRPSSY; encoded by the coding sequence ATGATGCCAGAAGACAGATATAGCGACAGATATACCGACAGCCACGACGATGGCTACTGGGGCCTTCCCGACCCCGACCGCCAGCCCGCCTTTTACGATATGGTGGCGACCAAACGGGCCTTGGCCTTTGTGGTCGATTTCATCCTGATCGTGATCATCGCTGCGCTGATCGTGCCGTTCACCGCCTTCACCGGCATCTTCTTTTTCCCCTTCCTCGTCGCCGTGGTGAGTTTCGCCTACCGCGTGATCACCATTGCCAACGGATCGGCGACCTGGGGGATGCGGCTCATGGGGATCGAATTTCGCGACCGCAATGGCGCGCGCTTTGATCTCGGCATGGCGGTTTTGCACACCCTGCTCTTCACGGTCTGGTGTTCGACCGGCATTTTGCAAGTCGTCTCTGTCGTCCTGATGGCCACCACCGCGCGCGGCCAAGGCCTGTCGGATCTGGTGCTTGGTTCCGCGGCGATCAACCGCCCGTCGAGCTACTAA
- a CDS encoding DUF2852 domain-containing protein has protein sequence MTQVASTYAPAGTGQSWFRRAEAWLDDKGKGAWIAAMVLGFIFVWPVGLALLAYMIWSKRMFACKHRSEFGPQFGPHGRHMSRNRFRTAHAAARSSGNTAFDAYKEETLRRLEEEQDQFETFLERLRAAKDKAEFDQFMDDRAKRAAEVQPDDDSADKKEDA, from the coding sequence ATGACCCAAGTCGCCTCTACTTACGCCCCCGCCGGGACCGGCCAAAGCTGGTTTCGCCGCGCTGAGGCCTGGCTCGACGACAAGGGCAAAGGCGCCTGGATCGCGGCTATGGTCCTTGGCTTTATCTTTGTCTGGCCCGTCGGCCTCGCCCTTCTCGCTTATATGATCTGGAGCAAAAGAATGTTCGCTTGCAAACACCGTTCTGAATTCGGCCCGCAATTTGGCCCGCATGGTCGCCACATGTCCCGCAACCGCTTCCGCACGGCGCATGCCGCGGCGCGGTCCTCCGGCAACACAGCGTTCGACGCCTACAAAGAAGAAACCCTGCGCCGCCTCGAAGAGGAACAGGATCAATTCGAAACCTTCCTCGAGCGTTTGCGCGCCGCGAAGGACAAGGCCGAGTTCGACCAGTTCATGGACGACCGCGCCAAACGCGCCGCAGAGGTGCAGCCCGACGACGACAGCGCGGACAAAAAAGAGGACGCGTAA